A stretch of the Nematostella vectensis chromosome 1, jaNemVect1.1, whole genome shotgun sequence genome encodes the following:
- the LOC5505248 gene encoding congested-like trachea protein: MDRSSETIDQVNTRRLSPLRNLIAGSVGGVTGVTAGQPLDTIKVRLQASVGAGPLDMLARTVKSEGARGLYKGMLAPVLVAAPVTAVTFYSLSIGKRLQLSDPNKEPTLAQYYNAGVFCGVCVSFIYAPTERVKCLLQVQKESGTRARYQGLGDCLVQVYRTGGLRGVFKGLGPTMGREVIGGGFWYLTYEGLLRAMRSGDRTRDQVGPIAVMLSGGSAGLVFWMITYPIDAIKTRVQVAPEGTYARGARDALRELLRNEGPRALYRGYVPGLMRAVVVHAALLAGYELTMKTMNVVVP, from the coding sequence ATGGATCGATCGAGCGAGACCATAGACCAAGTAAACACGCGACGCTTATCCCCGCTGCGCAATCTAATCGCAGGTTCAGTAGGAGGAGTGACAGGAGTGACAGCAGGCCAACCGCTGGACACGATTAAGGTCCGCCTGCAGGCTTCCGTTGGAGCAGGTCCCTTAGACATGCTGGCCCGGACAGTCAAAAGTGAGGGCGCCCGGGGCCTATACAAGGGTATGCTTGCCCCGGTGCTGGTAGCCGCGCCCGTGACGGCTGTAACGTTCTACAGTCTGTCTATAGGAAAGCGTTTGCAGCTGTCCGACCCAAACAAAGAGCCTACTTTGGCACAGTATTACAACGCCGGTGTGTTCTGTGGGGTATGCGTGTCGTTTATTTACGCACCGACGGAGCGAGTCAAATGTCTCCTGCAAGTCCAGAAAGAGAGCGGAACCAGAGCTAGGTACCAGGGCCTAGGCGACTGTCTGGTACAGGTATACCGTACGGGCGGATTACGGGGCGTGTTCAAAGGGCTTGGGCCGACAATGGGCCGTGAAGTGATCGGAGGGGGGTTCTGGTACCTTACCTATGAGGGACTTCTACGTGCCATGAGGTCAGGTGACCGCACACGTGACCAGGTGGGCCCTATTGCGGTGATGCTGTCAGGCGGAAGTGCTGGGCTGGTGTTCTGGATGATAACGTACCCTATTGACGCAATCAAAACAAGGGTGCAAGTAGCGCCAGAGGGCACATATGCAAGAGGAGCCCGGGATGCCTTACGTGAACTCCTCAGGAATGAAGGACCAAGAGCGCTGTACCGTGGCTATGTTCCGGGTTTGATGCGCGCTGTCGTGGTTCATGCCGCTCTTTTGGCGGGCTATGAGCTAACGATGAAGACTATGAATGTAGTAGTGCCTTGA